TCAAACCCCACGCTTGTATTTTAATGTCGTTACTATACCTACTCCAGCAGATATTTCAGAAGAAACGAATTGGACAAACCAACAACTTACAGAAAGGTATTTTTTGGATGCTTTGGGTAAACGCCAAGCGGCTCAAGACATAAGCGACTTAGCAATAGGAATTTACTTTGAAATAAGTCGTTACAGTAACGGCACGTTTAGCACCAAAAAACTGTTTAAAAATAAATAGCTTTAAAAAGGGGGACACTAGTCCCTCTTTTTTTTATCAATTGTGTAACTTAGCCGATGTTTTATTATACAACTTTATGAAGTTTAATACTAAGGTAATACACGCAGGTCTAGAACCAGACCCAACAACAGGAGCAATCATGACTCCTATCTATCAGACATCTACTTATGTTCAAGCCAGTCCGGGCGACCATAAAGGTTTTGAATATTCACGAACAGGCAATCCGACACGAGCTGCTTTGGAAGCCAATTTAGCTGCTTTAGAAAATGCTAAGTACGGTTTGTGTTTCGGTAGTGGCTTAGCGGCTATTGATGCTATTATAAAATTATTGAAGCCCGGAGACGAAGTGGTCTCTACCAATGATTTGTACGGTGGGACATACCGTATTTTCACCAAAATTTTTGAGAATTATGGGGTTAAATTTCATTTTATTAGCATGGAAAATGCTGATAAGATAGCCGATTATATCAACGATAACACTAAACTGATTTGGGTGGAAACACCAACTAACCCAATGTTAAACATCATTGATATAGAGGCGGTAGCTAAGGTAGCTAAAGCTAATGATGTAATGCTTGGTGTGGATAATACTTTTGCCTCACCATACCTTCAAAACCCTATTGACTTAGGAGCTGATATGGTCATGCATTCGGTAACCAAATACTTAGGCGGTCATTCAGACGTAGTGATGGGGGCTCTTATGCTTAACGATG
The nucleotide sequence above comes from Flavobacteriales bacterium. Encoded proteins:
- a CDS encoding cystathionine gamma-synthase; amino-acid sequence: MKFNTKVIHAGLEPDPTTGAIMTPIYQTSTYVQASPGDHKGFEYSRTGNPTRAALEANLAALENAKYGLCFGSGLAAIDAIIKLLKPGDEVVSTNDLYGGTYRIFTKIFENYGVKFHFISMENADKIADYINDNTKLIWVETPTNPMLNIIDIEAVAKVAKANDVMLGVDNTFASPYLQNPIDLGADMVMHSVTKYLGGHSDVVMGALMLNDDALAERLYFIQNSCGAVPGPMDSFLVLRGIKTLHLRIQRHCENGKAIAHFLKDHPKVDKVYWPGFENHPNHDIAKKQMKDFGGMLSFSLKGNRLDDAFKVVSSTHYFTLAESLGGVESLCGHPASMTHAAIPKEEREKTGVVDSLIRLSVGVEDIEDLKSDLEQALNQL